GCCGACGGAACCATAAATTCCAGCTTGAGTTCCATTGATGGAGAAAGGTTGAGGACAAGGGTGGCTGCCGTGAGCTCAAACATCGAAAAAAACAGCCGGTCAATAGAATGTACAGGAACCAATGACGTGAAGATGATCGATAAGTTTTCCGATTCTGCGCCGCCGCTGCTTGCATCTAGTTGAACCATCTAGTTGAAAAACTGGATTTCATTTCAGTAGGTTTTTTTCAAGAGACATGTCATGTATATTCACATTTGCCTCCCTCATTCAGTGGCTACACACCTTCCTCCCATGTAACAGAAAAGAGATGTGTGTTAGCTTAGTGTATGAGACAGAATGAGTATACGAAACATTCTCTTTTCTAAGTTCCTTGTTTCATATTTTGTCTCAACAAGCAGGTTTTGTTTGTGTAAATTTTAATACATGAAGTAGGAACTGTATGGCTTGTTGTGGATTGTTGGAAGGTTACTGTGTTCAGCTTAGGCTGAATCTGACCTTGTTCTGTATGTTCAAAAAGTACTAGACAACTCTAACCATGACAAATTTCACTTCTGTGAAAAGTTGTAAGTTTGATGACTTGATTGAATTCCTTGGGAATAGGCATAATGATGTAGGTCTAAGATGATGCTTGCTATGTTTCCTGTGTATGATCAATATTTGATGGATTTCATATTTCATTCACAATGGTAATATGGTAAATCTTCAACGGGATAATGGGATATAAGAGGAATTTGCACCAGGATTTTTTCGAATTTGGTGGAATATGATCTTGGTTGAATATCCCGTGACACAATTATACCCCAAGAGGTGTATTGGATCTAGTTGAGAGTGCTAAACCAAAAACATAACCAAAATAATTCTTATAACCAGGTTAGATTTATGGTTAGAGATGGTTTAGTTGTGATGGGTTAGGTTTTCAAGTTAAAatgatttatttataaaaatgttattcTTACACTAAAATCAGTCTTTAATGTATCTGTGTATAAATTCATATgcggtttaatttattttcaatatatatttgtatatcaATATATATCCCGGTGGTTGACTTTGATAGtaaattttaatgtacaaataatatagtcgtttatttattaatttttgtacgGGTTATATgttaacaaaaatgttattcgtacactaaaatcaatcactaatatatttatatatatatatatagtttaatttatttttaatgtatatttatattttaatatgtattttatattaatagctgattttagtgtacatataacataattcatattttagacgtagtttgattttgaaaaaataatgttttctaaaataatctttttatcgtaatcttttatgataatagataaagaaattaaaaattaaatggaCGAGGTCAGCTAATATTCTGAGATTATAAACTTTAGTTTACACTTTTTGGGGAAAAGTAAGTTGGAACTTGaccaactttaattttcttaacATTATACTCTTTCCGTTGTTTTTAAATGAGTAttcatttttaacatttttccTTTATAAATAAATGCTTTCAAAGAATTCGTCAAATTCATACTTGTAAGCTCAAGAAATTcatcaaaattagaatttagaagATTACAATTTACAAGTGAGAATAGTTTCCAGCTTCAACCTGCTGTCTCTATccctataattaaataaaatcatataaaaattaaaatgaaacaaATAGTAATTGTGAACAAACATTCATTgtaataaataacaataatagcATTCATATGACCATTTGCAGGGAAATTACATATTTACATTTAAATTCACTAATTAGCTGCCTAAGTTTCtaaaatttacattttctttctttcttttttttttctttttttttttctcttctaagCTATTtgattcattttcttttatctgTGTCagccaaaagaaaaatataagaaattttCATAATGAGAAATAAAAGagctaaaaaaaaaaggaacccAGAATAGATAAGAAAAGTTGAAACCAAAAATAGATCTgaagaaaagaaatcaagatgCCAAGCATGCTTCCCAGAACAACCTATTCTTTTCCATTTCATCCAAAGATTCTTGATTTGAAGCAAATGACACAAATGACCTTGTTGGGTGCTGTTCTTGCAAAACctcatcttcttcatcacaaTATGATGTTCCAAAAACAACATCTTTCTTCtccccatcatcatcatcatcatcatcatcatcccaaTTGACCTCAGCAACATTACatgcatcatcatcataatcagATCTATCATAGCTGCAAGATagagcatcatcatcatcgtcataaTCTTCATGACCATGATGAACATAACTACCTACCCTTGAAATCTCACAAACCATTTTGTTGTGATCAAAATCAGCTTCTTCAGAATCCCCACTGGCCTCAAAGAGAATGTAAGAAGAAAAATCTGGAGTGACATTATTACCCTTCACATCCATAATAAGAGAATGAATGATATGATATGAACAACTTTCAATGTTCCTAGGATCCTATAGAACCACAGCCACCACTACTCTTaatatgaaaaatgaaaatgaacacCGCAACAACGTTGGCATAAACATataactaataaagaaaataaaaggtttCGAAAaccataataatatattattggaATTAGAAAACGTGGGGCCACACTTGTTAGACACTTTTGGTGACAAAGACTATGatgaaatcttttcaaaattaaacttatatAATGTGACTCTGCCTTCTCTCTCTCATTATTGTTACTGATGAATGAAGATGAGAAAAGCTTCTAGAAGGGTAGTGGCAATTAGTGCATGCCCAATTGCAAATAGGATTcgctagggagacaatggattatttgtacaatgtgtacaatggttATTGAGTTATGAAATGAACATCCCTTATACtatttagaataaccatccgagtacaagggataataaacatcttctcgaaaaattaatttaatttttgggtTCACTAAGGATGGAAAAAtataacactaataattatatctctaatactccataaaccttcattgtacacattgtataaatatttcattggctcctcatactttccctTGCAAATATAGTAGTAGCCAATAGGAAATTGAATTTTGCATACACGCGCTCTTCTAGAACATTTTCTTATTCATTCACCCTTATCTTATCATCTTGCTAATCCTTTTATGTATTAATCATCATCTgttttagattttcttttaaggaaaaaatattaaaaatcaataatttaaaaatagcttaatttaatttatattagacaatatttttaattaataatttaatatttttaatttaacagttaaatactatatttttaaatattattgattaaGTACTGATTAAAAATTTGGAATTTGTTTTCTGTTGGGACTTAAAAAAGAGGAGgggaatattatattatatatgtgatATAATCATGATCCTAATATTTCTAGAagctttaataattaaatcaagttAATTTTCTATCAGTTGGCAACATGGCATAGTTCCCCGTGCTTCAAATAAGAAAGACGAAAAAATGAtggcaaaaaattatttttatcaaaaatattatttatatattaaaattaattattaaaatcaatcattaatatatttatacataaatatatatatttatattttaatcagtattttatattaataattaattttaataactaattttaatatccaTGTAACTTAGTCCTATTCCTATTAATTTGTCAATTTAGTTAGGTGTGCTACTAtcattattctttaattttttttaaatgaattcaCCTGTTTCTTCTGTAATATTAgacatcattttttatttacaaaaaaattaattgtaatATGTTGTTGCTAAAAAATGTatgcaaatataaaataatgtaTTGTCACcttagtatttattatttaaataattatctaaaaaattaatattgctTTCATTGAATGGTAGTTGAGCACAATCGTTTATATGACTATGCCTTAGGTAGCAAATTCCTATAATCAAGGTTTTCGTTTGAAATGGGATTTAGTTAATTTACTGTTCTTTAATCTAGTTAAACGCATCCAACTAACACTTGGAGGAGTTGAGctttcaataattataaaactgaaaaaaaaaaaaagaaactaacaTATGGAGattcaataaataaacaagttgaataaaaaaattaattaagcaTTTTAACaagcaaaacaaaataaaaaaataaaaaagtcctCTTAAGATTTTAACCTAAAAAGTGAGCAAAACAAATCCTTGAAGTTTAGTTATTTTAGCCGCTTCACcttatttaatttctgttagAATCTTTTggtcttaaaaaaaaattacataaaaattaaattatgttttttGTTTAGCACATTAAACTTATGGAGAAAAGTGCACATGGTTTTGCTTTCTGAAAATTGTAAGATAAACATTGAAGTTTTTCCTACGCATTATTTTCTAAAACAACATGCTTAGTCCCTAGTATATAATTTTAAACATGTTGATTTACCATTAATTCCGTGTTTGACAAATTAAATTTGGATAAACAAAGTTAATTACGTGTTACACAAAACTAGTGTAGCCGGcatatagaaaaaatgaaaaatacttTGGACTCTCTTGTGAGTTGAATCTTTTGACctattttcatttatttcaaATCATCATTGGAGCCTCCaataatagaatattaaaatatattagaattaattaacattcattaaaattatttaacatatcaaaaaatttattataaaatattatatatttattgtttcgATTCTCTTAGTATTTATAAgtacttttttatattatattattttatacaatttaaatacatacaaacttttttttaattgctcTCTCTTACCTTTTTTAACGTAAAACATCACTAagcaaaggaaagaagaaattgaagaacAATGAAGGGGGAAGAAAGGTACATCTACAACTACAAGTAATGAACTACCTCATGCATGTAAAGAGAAAAAACATGACAACTAGCTAGCTCTAGGATTATATgtatgaatattaaaataaatttaattttaatatattatactGTAGTGGTTGAAAACtttctttatgtaatatttGCTAAGTCTTGTGTTTATTGTCGTATAGATAAAAGTTTTGCTTAAAAgttgttaataataattatcattttgattttttttatataagcaTAAATTAAACCAATATATTTTGAcccaatttatttaaaatttataaacaaataaaaaaggtcaaaaacaataattattatgaaaaaaataatatatctaaagTATGGATAATTATTGGAGAAAATTCAAAGAATATATGTTATAacatattctaaaaataaatattatatatattatttttagatatattttttgtgaacttttattttgaatattaaaaataattaataatgtataaaaaagacaacgaaaatattttatatcataaaaagaagatataaaaaaaatcaagaaatttatgtaaataaattttttattaaaaaatatttagtgaataagatattgaaattaaattatctTCTGGAAGTATGGTGTTGTCTAGTCTTATTAGGTATGCTGAAATTAGAAAAGTCAAATTATGTGCGTTTTACACGTGGGCAATTGGGTCCATTTCCATTCATTCAGCACATGCCAAGAATAAGATGCTTCCGTAGGGTTAATACCGTAAATATACCCCTAAAATTATACACACACCACACTTCACACATGACATGACACACAACTCTATTATTAGTTAGTCGTAAGATGACAATACCACCCGAATTCGCAGGTACTCACTCCACCCTTATCCGTTAGGAGTGGATAATTACTCGTCCTATATCGAGACGGATTTTTAGTGGAGTGAATTTTTGGGAGGGACGGGACGGGGTTGGATTTAAGTAATACCCGTCCCTACCTGCCCGTTATACCCGTCCCTACCTGCccgttatatatataatatatattattttaatatataatatgtataatatatgtaaaataattagtaaataattaataatattgtattatatttaaatttttactttaatttatgttatgtatgtgataatagttatataaattttgaaatttctaatttatttattggattttaataattataggggCAGGTAAGGGCGGAGTGGGTACTCGCAGGGGCAGGTTAGGGTTCAATGTTTTACTACTCGCGGGTAGAAACGGGGCGAATTCTATGCGGGTTGTTGTACGACGGGACGGAGTCGGGTAGAGCAAAAACCCGCCCCTATCCGCCCCGTTGCCACCCCTATCCTTTTGGTTGCTTGCTGATTTTGTTGATAGTGTGGCTCTGGCTGAGAATTTCTTAAAAACATATTTTGAATATATACTCTTACTTATTTATTAAGAAATGTAAATATACACAATTCCACAAAAAGACATTAGACATGTTTATAACATTGCTTATGCTCGTTGAAGTGAATTGAGCATGGTAAAAAGTAcatcataaaaaaacaaaagtaaatCTAAGAAGATGGAGCCACCATTATTAGTGGGTGACAAGTACTGCTCTTAAAAAAGTTGAAATGGATCATTAGatcttattattaaatataaaattacaaatgGTAGATAATTGGAGCACTGGATCTATCCTCCTCTTTAATCAATGACTTGAGTTTCGGTTTTGCTAAAAAataaacgaaaaagaaaaagaaaaaaaataacaataatataaaaatgactattattaattattttgtatatttcgTGTTTTGTTTCTGATCtgctatatatttttttttaaaggatacaaaatatatgaattttgtgttttgaaacatagctttttgtttccttttttatctttaaataaaagacctaaaattcacttaaaatattttatttattgatcaagttaaattaatcaaatttttaaagttaaattcTAAAATGATCCTGAAGTTGACGTCGTGCACAAAAATTGTCCATGAAATTTTAATTGTACTAATTACGTTCCTGAGAATGACAAAAATGCACTACATTAGTCCCTGATCTATTTTTCATTAACAGCGTAATAACATGGTTTGATGACGTGACATGTTAGTGACACGTATCACTCTATGATTTGGCCACGTGTAATGGTATAATCATATGTTGACCAGTGACACATGGCATACTGACATAGATAGTTGTGACACATGTCACAAATCTTATTTGGCCTGTGTAACGCGTCACAACAACATTCGTCTACGTGTCATTCATTATATCATCATTGTAGATGCTCCAAATTAGTCAATCACTTTGCGTTAAATGACTTattttagtccctgaaattgaatgtcCTGCATCAAACTAATCCCTTCAGcagttttttctcatttttttaaaaatttcaaattttcaatatttaaatacattaatttcatttctattttttcacatatcatttaaatacaagtgcttttacaaaaaattttaaaattttagttttaattatataatttttttctataataatttaaacattggtaaattatttaataatatataagtatattattataagaaatgaattatatgattgattagacacattttttcattaaaaaaatgtgtttttaaCAAGAAATCAAGAactaaaatatacatttttttcgGTTCTTATGAAATACACGTTTTCATTGTGTGTAAATGGACTAGACCGAAGGTACTTCAAGCACCCTCTCTACCATCTCCGACCTCTTTAATCTAGACGAAAGAAGTCGGAGATGGTCGTCGGGGTGCTTAAAATATCTTCACGTCAACTCCAAGACAGCAGTTTAAGGTACCcgcaagagaaaaaatattttataaaagcacttatatttaaataatatgtgaaaaatagaattgaaattaatggATTCAAAGATAttgataattttgaatttatagaaaaaaaaactagtGAAGGGACTAGTTTGGTGCAGGACATTTAATTTTaaggactaaaatgagtcacttaacGCAAAGTGAGGGACTAATTGGTGCATCTACAATCATGACATAATGGATGACACGTGTGTGAAAATTAGTAAagctaattttagaaaataaataaataaataaataataactaaataaaatgaaaggtaATAAACAATCCTAGTTTATAACCTTAGGATtttaatggttgaaaaagaaaagaattatatacCTCTAATTGATGGATGGTTCATATTGAAGAGACTCACCTAtaaattgagtttttctttaattcatttcaatcaaGTCATCCAGATAGAATAACATAAGATttctttgagtagttttctcCTATATTTGATAGAGAGAAGTATGTTCTCCTTTTGTCAAGAGAGAGTGTTATTGTAGTCTCCTTGTGATAGAGAGAAGTTGTAATTCTCaaagaaaattattcaattatttccatattttatacaaatttctaatttttcatctCTATATTTTGCTGTGTCATTTGTCTGGTACCTAACAAGTATATCGGTCAGACTCAAGTAAACAAATTGATGTGTCCAAGTTTTAAAAAGTCACgaacttaaatgtatttttaaatcgttaaaaatttaaatgttcaCTGAccgaaaaattaagaaattatttgTAGTTTTCTCTTAATTATGGACACACTCGTCACCAAAACTAATGTTGTTTTTGTGTTAATTCATCATCAGGACTATGCAAATTTCACGTACTTTGTTTGCAAGGCTTATAAAGGCATTGCTGTTCCAGATGCTTGCAACCCAATTcgttagaaatgaaaaatgaaggATTCAACTTTGTGTAGTATAGGCAACCATATATTTTGCTGCAGTGTAGTCAACCATATATTCATATACTAGAATATAATGCTAATGCAAATCACACAGTTTAGTGTTTTGCATTTCCAATAAATTTCATTATAAAATATTgttgaatatatttttattcttgcaaTATTTATGAGATAGCACTTTCACTCGTAAAGGTTTTGGATTTTCCATGGCTTGccaaacaatttttaaaaagaacgCATTATTCATTGTTGACAATTCCGTAAATCCCATTCTTCCTAACTGCTTGAGCTGGCAAAGGATATTCCACTTTATTAGgtgcatttttttttatgattctaCTCTTTTTTCCATACGAATCTTCTTTGGATTTTTTCTATCtccaaacattttttttaaattattttgtgttgCAGCTAAAGTTTAGACTCGAGCTTAAGACAATTCGGGCTTAAGATAACTCAAGTCAGAATAgttggaatttttattttaattatagtgcaatttgttaatataaaaattagtttggGTGGTGTtgtaattattcattaattatattgGCTATTCTTTGATGGAAAGAACATGACTTTTTTTTCTAAACTTTATAAAATTTGGGTCTCCAATTCTGATCACatgataataacaaaaaaaaaatactttaattcCATCTGGCTCTTTGATTCAAGAATTAAAAgttccaaattaaattaaagaatttatTAACAATAGCTGGAGGCACGTAAATTATTGGTTTTATAAAATATCTCACGAGAATGAGCCTTCTTACCAGAGACAAGCATATACTCTTTTAACCCTTCAATTTGTTATGAATTCTTCCATaacatatttttaaagttttcctTCTCAACTCTATTATTTATAATCAACATCCTAAATTATCTAAATTATCTACCTAAATCATTTTACTCTCTAAACTTTGATATTCTTGTGATCTCTCCTTTGACAATAGTTTCAGaatccttaaaaaaaattatagatatttTCTCATTATTTATCCTAAGCTAAGATGCATGCAAAAAGTATTCATCACCTTTTTAGTATTCCTCATCTGCTGCTCAGCGGTGGCTTCTGCAAAATGAAGCAAgttattcacaaacattaaatgTGAAATGTCACTGTCTCTTCTTTCCTACTTTCATAGATTTCACATATCTTTTTGAATTTGGTCTTTAATGAATTGGGAGAGtttatccatatatatataacaaaaaggTGTGCCAAAATTGAATCCTCTATCTCAACTCTCTATATAGTATAAAATTTTCTGTTCTGCTTCCATTCTAAATGATGTTATATATAGGAGACCGATCGAGATAATGCAACTCAGGACAAGAGTAATTAAGCTTTgagaaaatttaaattcatgaaGTCTAATCAAGTTTGTCGTAAGCTTTCTCAAAATTAATCTTGATGCAAtggttataaattatttttcccTTTCAACCTCTTCATTGTATGCATCATTTCTTTAGCTATCAAAATATTATCTTAGATTTTTCTTCCAGGAATGAAGCTCGATTGATAGATAGCAAGGGCGGAGCTACATACTGTGAAAGGGGGACAACGTcctcctaattttaattttttacatgtaaattatatgtaaattttatattagtcCCCCTcaagaatttattttaatattattttattgtgtgAATATTTTTAGCCCCctttaatatttcttttagcTCCGCCTTTTGATAGATAGCTATTCTATCATTAAAGTGAGGTTTAATCCTTTCTTTTAGAATCTTAGTTATGTTCTTATAGCTTACGTTGCATAACAATATAGGTATGAATTGGTTGATGAGGTTAGGATTATTTAGCTTCGGCACTAGTGCTAGTAAGGTTTTGTTGCAAAGGCCAATGAGGCTTGGATTTCTTCAACAATTCTTAATGAAATAACAAACTTTTTCTCTCATGAGCTCCCAATTTTTCTTGTATATAAGGGTTGGAAAACTATCGCTTCTTGAGGCTTTCAGAGATCCCATGCTGTGAGTAGCATTCTTTATTTTCAATCCTGTTagtgtaaaaataaaattttggcaaTCCAAATCACAAAGATTAGGTTGATTTAGATGTAATCTCCCAATTGGAAGAATACTTACATGGTAGTTGATGATGGTTTTAGTATAGTAGTATCTAGTGTTCCTATCCCCTTTTTCCAGCTGTTGTTGATGCAATCTGAAAATACTAGATGGAAAGTCCACATAGCCTCGAACCTAAAGGGTCTATTCTGAACAATAATCATATCTTTATCCCTTTTAATGAGAAGAGGGTGATAGTCAGAGTTAGTCCTAGGCAAGACATCAATAGCTGCTTCATAGAATCTAGTCTTCCATGAATGATTACAAAGCACTCTATCCAATCTCTTAAAGGCTCCATCTTGGCCTTCCCATTGAAGACCTCTCCAAGAGAATCTTGTTCCAATGTAGTTTAAGATGAAGTTAGAAAACCTAAGCTGATGAATAACTCTCCTAACATTGTCACTGTTGTACTTAGTTTCTGGAAGAATAGTAATATCAGCTTTAATTTATActgttttataatttatttaagagTGCGCCTAAAGAATATGCTGGTAGCACCCTGCCTTAACGTTCTAGATAACACTAATAATAAAGAACCAATAAGAAAGCTAAGATTGGAATCAGATTTAACTTAGATGCATCTTAGTGTCCTTAAGGACATTGATTTCAGTTGTGGTGAAGTCCATTCCCTCCAATAAAATTAGATTCGGATCTCTTGCCTCTTTATCCATTTCCATGAATTCTTTTTCTCCATCATCCATCGCCATTGAGTTAGGTGGCCTTCCTTCATTTGGAGGAGCTCCAAGTGTTGAGACTTTGCAGGTGATCTTGATAAACGAAAATCTACTACAGGCTATGTGTTTACACTTGCAGGAGGAGCTGTAAGCTGGCTATCTAAATTACAGACTGTTATAGCTTTATCTACTATAGAAGCTGAATATATGGCAGCTACACAAGCATGCAAGGAAGCTATTTGGATCCAAAGGTTGATAGAAGAACTCGGGCACAAACAACAGAAGATTTCTGTGTATTGTGACAGTCAGAGTGCCTTGCACATTGCAAGGAATCCTGCCTTTCATTCAAGAACAAAACACATTGGAGTACAATATCACTTTGTTCGGGAAGTAGTAGAAGAAGGAAGTGTTGATATGCAGAAGATTCACACTAAAGACAACCTAGCAGATGCCATGACAAAACCAATCAACACAGAAAAGTTTGAATGGTGTAGATCCTCATACGGCCTATGGAATACATAAGcaacatgaattttgaaaatttatcaaaattagcttTAAGTGGGAGATTGTGAAAATTAGTAAagctaattttagaaaataaataaataaataaataataactaaataaaatgaaaggtaATAAACAATCCTAGTTTATAACCTTAGGATtttaatggttgaaaaagaaaagaattatatacCTCTAATTGATGGATGGTTCATATTGAAGAGACTCACCTAtaaattgagtttttctttaattcatttcaatcaaGTCATCCAGATAGAATAACATAAGATttctttgagtagttttctcCTATATTTGATAGAGAGAAGTGTGTTCTCCTTTTGTCAAGAGAGAGTGTTATTGTAGTCTCCTTGTGATAGAGAGAAGTTGTAATTCTCaaagaaaattattcaattatttccatattttatacaaatttctaatttttcatctCTATATTTTGCTGTGTCATTTGTCTGGTACCTAACAACGTGGACAAATACTATTATGACACGTGACACAAACAGACATGTGGCCAAATAGTATTGTGACACGTGGCGCAACCATCTACCTTAACATACCACGTGTCACGGCATGTTAACTGGTCAACACATCATACTATTACACGTGGCCAAATCATagagtgacacgtgtcactaaTCGCCACATTATCAAATCATGTCATCACGACGTTAATAGAAAATGGATTAGGGATTAACGTGGTGCATTTTTGTCTATCTCAAAGACGTAATTAATGTAATTGAAATCTCAAAGACGATTTTAATACNNNNNNNNNNNNNNNNNNNNNNNNCGACGCCAATctcaaaaactattttaaaattttactccAAATCTCTAATAATAAGATTCGGAAATAATAACTAGTGACTTAGCTTTAAAGAAATGGATTAGTTTTGGTTATTGGCAAGCTTTAGTGTCCCACTTAGGCAAAACGTATGTTGTGTAATTAAAACTAATTGCAACCACACAAATCAAAGTTATTTAATTAAAGCAAGTTACCAATAATTTATGACTACTACTAATTAaaaggaggaaaaagaaaaagaaattattattttttaactaataattagctcacaaataattaaaaggaGAAGTGAACATGGTTTGGATTGCTACTGTattgaagataaaataaaatattgactaattatttatagaaaaaaatagtgttaaaaattatttaattggtCACACGTAATCATGAAGAATCTTTTATAAGTATGCATCTAATTGTAAATGGATTCATTTCATAACTTGAGAAACTGCTCTTTAAATTTCgaatatttatttgaaaatgaaaagaaaccGAAAGTTGAAgagataagaaaaaatataataatga
This sequence is a window from Arachis duranensis cultivar V14167 chromosome 2, aradu.V14167.gnm2.J7QH, whole genome shotgun sequence. Protein-coding genes within it:
- the LOC107475880 gene encoding uncharacterized protein LOC107475880 — its product is MDVKGNNVTPDFSSYILFEASGDSEEADFDHNKMVCEISRVGSYVHHGHEDYDDDDDALSCSYDRSDYDDDACNVAEVNWDDDDDDDDDGEKKDVVFGTSYCDEEDEVLQEQHPTRSFVSFASNQESLDEMEKNRLFWEACLAS